In a single window of the Metopolophium dirhodum isolate CAU chromosome 2, ASM1992520v1, whole genome shotgun sequence genome:
- the LOC132939879 gene encoding sphingomyelin synthase-related protein 1-like, which produces MEPVVNWNPREVSIWLEKKGHSKYSRILTEDHCIDGRALLLINEADLKSPPISINVLGDIKRLMLDIRQLKVENRQTLLQLGFDPISLLTKPVCSAHVYGTQFRPDPFNFYDDIHMNHGSDVTATSSHSSEFEEDRRLKPEIWKALIAMGYLFTVTWITAFVMVIVHDRVPDMKKYPPLPDIFLDNVPYIPWAFHMCELTGTVLCFVWLAVLVFHKHRFILLRRFFALSGTVFLLRCITMIITSLSVPGTHLECTPRKKPAYLDDGNFLGEMVYKMQQAYVIWRGAGMSIQGVRTCGDYMFSGHTVALTMLNFFITEYTPRDIYLLHTFSWLLNMFGIFFILSGHEHYSIDVFIAFYITSRLFLYYHTLANNQALNNNVDSCRTRIWFPLFSFFESSCSCMVPNEYESLTEIAENLACSTYNNYLVIKSAIKTQILLLRALPSNQTVQIGPTSLVGAGAIRSRTPIVLIKKKDK; this is translated from the exons ATGGAACCTGTAGTTAATTGGAATCCGCGAGAAGTGTCCATTTGGCTGGAGAAAAAGGGTCATAGTAAATATTCTCGAATACTTACTGAAGATCATTGCATCGATGGCCGTGCTCTTTTACTCATTAATGAAGCTGACTTAAAAAGTCCACCTATAAGTATTAAT GTCTTAGGTGATATAAAAAGATTAATGTTGGATATTCGTCAGTTAAAAGTAGAAAATCGACAGACACTTTTGCAACTTGGATTTGATCCTATATCGCTACTTACAAAACCTGTATGTAGTGCACATGTTTATGGAACTCAATTCCGACCAGAT ccatttaatttttatgatgacATTCATATGAATCATGGGTCTGATGTAACCGCCACGTCTTCCCATAGTTCAGAATTTGAAGAAGATCGACGATTAAAACCAGAg ATATGGAAAGCTCTCATTGCGATGGGCTACCTGTTCACCGTCACTTGGATCACGGCATTCGTTATGGTGATCGTCCATGATCGCGTGCCTGACATGAAGAAATATCCCCCGTTGCCGGACATATTCTTGGACAACGTGCCTTACATCCCTTGGGCGTTTCACATGTGTGAACTGACGGGCACCGTATTGTGTTTCGTGTGGCTCGCCGTACTGGTCTTCCACAAGCACCGTTTTATATTACTGAGGCGGTTTTTCGCTCTATCAGGCACAGTCTTCCTGTTACGGTGCATCACCATGATCATAACTTCCTTGTCCGTGCCGGGCACGCATCTAGAATGCACGCCCCGAAAGAAGCCAGCGTATTTGGATG ATGGAAATTTTCTGGGAGAAATGGTATACAAGATGCAACAAGCGTATGTGATATGGCGAGGGGCTGGCATGTCGATACAAGGGGTTCGCACTTGTGGCGACTATATGTTCAGTGGACATACAGTGGCATTAACCATGTTAAACTTTTTCATCActgaat ACACTCCGCGCGACATATATTTGTTACATACGTTCAGCTGGCTCTTAAATATGTtcggtatattttttatactttcggGTCATGAACATTACTCCATTGATGTATTCATTGCCTTTTACATTACGTCAAGACTATTCCTATACTACCACACACTAGCCAACAATCAAGCATTGAATAACAACGTTGATTCTTGTCGGACGCGAATTTGGTTTCCATTGTTTAGTTTCTTTGAATCTTCATGCAGTTGCATGGTACCAAATGAATATGAATCGCTGACGGAAATTGCTGAAAATCTGGCGTGTTCAACttacaacaattatttagtCATTAAATCAGCTATCAAGACTCAGATTTTGCTATTGCGGGCACTACCGTCCAACCAAACAGTACAAATTGGTCCAACTTCTTTAGTTGGCGCAGGCGCAATTAGGTCAAGAACACCAattgttttgattaaaaaaaaagataaataa
- the LOC132939456 gene encoding la-related protein 7 translates to MEPSSDISIESVEENILKSSLNRVRKRKKQLYTDLKKQMEFYLSDANLRKDRYFGNLMQTSQCISIDTFLNCNKIKSLTKNPEDIIKAIENSSVLSVSDCKSNIYRIKPIEEKKPEDVERCTVYVEQLPPKADHDWIKSMFEKYGSVAYISLPKFKSGTIKRFAFIEFDDEESAIKVLKEYKKLHEESKILPEELQSIITFKEDEDKKDTEDSTDNVNLLKKRKHSVSKEDVKEKKMKTETPQVSCSGIKNNKKKKKKDKTKKSDLDSEQKNSSFEISDSENNQKTLIENLDISISKPEEIITSDDDKREMNIEPNNTDSNIKKKRKRNKGKKVKLDTNQTSPVLRIMSKTEWRKLRNQFLNMQRQKMSLLKAQLRRPKYNENFNTHFNENSGKINETNTIVERLDVELPKNNDIRVKYEPGVILKISFANPIESDKIFKAEAKIDSRVKFVDVVHNSEAYVRCDCQETAMKIAEENRWPQTRLLTGEEEKLYWDKISRDREIKCTKQKETKKPRGREKLIKKAEKRLAQHVTFNQGDSE, encoded by the exons ATGGAACCATCTAGTGATATAAGTATTGAAAGCGTTgaagaaaatattctaaaatcttCATTAAATCGAGTAAGAAAACGAAAAAAGCAACTTTACACTGATTTGAAAAAGCAAATGGAATTTTATCTAAGTGATGCTAATTTAAGAAAAGATAGGTATTTTGGAAATCTTATGCAAACCAGTCAAT gtattaGTATTGACACATTTTTGAACTGCAATAAAATTAAGAGTTTAACCAAAAATCCAGAAGATATAATTAAAGCTATAGAAAACTCAAGTGTTCTATCTGTTAGTGACTGTAAATCCAACATTTATAGAATTAAGccaattgaagaaaaaaaaccagAGGATGTTGAACGTTGTACAGTTTATGTG gAACAATTGCCTCCTAAAGCAGATCATGATTGGATTAAatcaatgtttgaaaaatatggaAGTGTTGCTTATATTTCATTGCCTAAATTTAAAAGTGGAACAATAAAAAGATTTGCATTTATTGAATTTGACGACGAAGAATCTGCAATCAAAGTTCtcaaa gaatacaaaaaattacatgAAGAATCAAAAATCCTTCCTGAAGAACTGCAAAgtataattacttttaaagAAGATGAAGATAAAAAGGATACTGAAGATAGTACTGACAATgttaatttgttgaaaaaaagaaaacattctGTTAGCAAAGAAGAtgtaaaagaaaagaaaatgaaGACAGAGACACCGCAAGTAAGCTGTTctggaattaaaaataataaaaagaagaagaagaaagaCAAAACTAAGAAAAGTGACTTGgacagtgaacaaaaaaattcttCTTTTGAAATTAGTGACAgtgaaaataaccaaaaaactTTAATTGAAAATCTTGATATCAGTATTTCAAAACCAGAAGAAATAATCACTAGTGATGATGATAAAAGAGAAATGAATATTGAGCCAAACAATActgattcaaatataaaaaagaaaagaaaacgtAATAAAGGGAAAAAAGTCAAATTAGATACTAATCAAACGTCACCTGTGTTAAGAATAATgtcaaa AACAGAGTGGAGAAAACTAAGaaatcagtttttaaatatGCAGCGacaaaaaatgtctttattaaAAGCTCAGTTGCGCCGTCCTAAATATAACGAAAATTTCAACacacattttaatgaaaattcagGAAAAATTAATGAGACCAATACAATTGTTGAAAGATTAGATGTAGAGTTaccaaaaaataatgatattcgTGTAAAGTATGAACCTGgtgtaatattgaaaatttcatttgCAAATCCAATTGAatctgataaaatattcaaa GCTGAAGCAAAAATTGATTCTAGGGTGAAGTTTGTTGATGTTGTACACAATTCTGAAGCTTATGTACGTTGCGATTGTCAAGAAACTGCTATGAAAATAGCAGAGGAAAACCGATGGCCGCAAACCAGATTATTAAcag GTGAAGAAGAAAAGCTTTATTGGGATAAAATTTCAAGAGATAGAGAAATTAAATGTACCAAGcaaaaagaaactaaaaaacCACGAGGTCGTGAAAAGCTCATTAAAAAAGCAGAAAAAAGATTGGCTCAACATGTTACATTTAATCAAGGAGATAgtgaataa
- the LOC132939455 gene encoding uncharacterized protein LOC132939455, whose amino-acid sequence MRVVALISGGKDSCYNMMQCIAAGHDIVALANLKPQSKDELDSYMYQSVGHQAVELYAEAMGLPLFRQRTNGVALQQEKIYTHTPEDEVEDLFDLLANIKTQIEFDGVAVGAILSDYQRLRVEDVCSRLGICSLSYLWRRDQKELLQEMIDCNIEAIVIKVAALGLDPTKHLGLRIDKLMPHLVKMNEKYGLNICGEGGEYETFTLDCPLFTKSVIIEEFETVMHTNDTIAPVGYINFKKFCLLKKPNVDENQSFRDRMACYRVRSPLAHLLDLDDLEIDLGTVTDGDNFDDDASENNSIIIDQTDGQLCFGELVETDSVSCIGYPNGWTWINSLTGYWVGDKSPVIVALERLRDLLQERNLELTDVVAVTLYVRDMTEFLNMNAQYASIMCRISPPVRVCVEIPLSEFTPILMDVVAYKPPSKSSSNSNLPSMSKHTMHVQSISHWAPANIGPYSQAIRVGDIIYVAGQIALVPGTLSIVEGGIRQQCRLSLRHVSRIIKAVDPNTQLRDVVQGICYVTHTKYIHAARTEWEKRTNNAIVDYIVVSRLPKNAIVEWHLWAHRHNARFEYEETGCCVDNYRVSIRRRWNYENNVAAIVTYISSGSCTSLSAITDSLETSTESISAIGLEEAFRYSLKRLLRGEPTSTPTDAICSLRIFYKVSQDQKPICRQLINATLNNLRAEYRIVSTVIPVLHLHHPNTFVSICALRHNT is encoded by the exons ATGAGAGTAGTAGCATTAATCAGCGGTGGTAAGGATAGCTGTTATAACATGATGCAGTGTATAGCGGCGGGCCATGACATTGTTGCATTGGCCAACCTAAAACCACAAAGTAAag ATGAGTTGGATAGCTACATGTATCAAAGTGTTGGTCACCAAGCAGTAGAATTATATGCAGAAGCAATGGGACTCCCATTGTTCAGGCAACGAACAAACGGGGTTGCATTGCAACAAGAGAAAATTTACACTCATACTCCCGAAGATGAAGTTGAAGATTTATTTGATCTCCTTgctaatattaaa acaCAAATTGAATTTGATGGTGTAGCTGTGGGTGCAATACTTTCTGATTATCAGCGTTTGCGTGTTGAAGATGT GTGTTCGAGATTAGGTATTTGCTCACTGTCATATTTGTGGCGTCGTGATCAAAAAGAACTGCTACAGGAAATGATTGATTGCAATATTGAAGCAATTGTTATTAAAGTAGCAGCACTTGGATTAGACCCTACAAAACATTTGGGATTGCGAATTGATAAGCTAATGCCACATTTAGTTAAAATG AATGAAAAATATGGCTTAAATATATGTGGCGAAGGTGGAGAATACGAAACGTTCACTCTAGACTGCCCTTTGTTCACCAAATCGGTGATCat TGAAGAGTTTGAAACTGTGATGCATACCAACGATACAATTGCTCCTGTGggatatataaattttaaaaaattttgtttattaaaaaaaccg AATGTTGATGAGAATCAAAGTTTTCGTGATCGTATGGCTTGTTATCGAGTACGAAGCCCTTTAGCACACTTGTTGGACTTGGATGATTTAGAAATTGACCTTGGTACTGTTACTGATGGTGACAATTTTGATGATGATGCTTCAGAAAATAATAGTATCATTATCGACCAGACTGATGGTCAATTATGTTTTGGGGAACTTGTAGAGACAGATTCTGTGTCTTGTATTGGTTATCCAAATGGATGGACTTGGATTAATTCATTAACTGGTTATTGGGTTGGTGATAAATCTCCAGTTATAGTTGCTCTTGAGAGATTAAGag ATTTATTGCAGGAAAGAAATTTAGAGTTAACTGACGTTGTTGCTGTTACTTTATATGTTCGTGACATGACTGAGTTTCTTAATATGAATGCACAATATGCTTCAATCATGTGTAGAATTAGTCCTCCTGTAAGAGTTTGTGTTGAAATACCTCTTTCAGAGTTCACACCTATTCTTATGGATGTTGTTGCTTATAAACCACCATCCAAGTCATCTTCTAATTCAAACCTTCCATCAATGTCCAAACATACAATGCACGTACAAAGTATATCTCATTGGGCGCCTGCTAATATTGGACCATATAGTCAGGCTATTCga gttggtgatattatttatgttgcTGGACAGATTGCTCTAGTACCAGGTACATTGAGTATTGTTGAGGGTGGAATCCGGCAACAATGTCGACTATCATTACGACATGTTAGCAGAATTATTAAAGCAGTTGATCCTAATACACAACTTAGAGATGTTGTTCAA ggcATATGTTATGTAACTCACACCAAATATATTCATGCTGCTAGAACTGAATGGGAGAAAAGGACAAATAATGCTATTGTAGATTATATAGTAGTATCACGGCTACCAAAAAATGCAATTGTAGAATGGCATTTATGGGCACATCGACATAATGCTAGATttgaat atgaaGAAACAGGTTGTTGTGTTGATAATTATAGGGTCTCAATACGTCGACGTTGGAATTATGAAAACAATGTGGCTGCAATTGTTACATATATTTCATCTG GATCATGCACTTCATTATCAGCTATAACTGATTCATTAGAGACATCTACTGAATCTATATCTGCCATTGGTCTAGAGGAGGCTTTCCGTTATTCTTTAAAACGACTGCTGCGTGGAGAACCAACTTCGACACCAACTGATGCTATTTGCTCTTTacgaatattttacaaagtatCGCAAGATCAAAAACCTATATGTCGACAACTTATCAATGCTacattgaataatttaagaGCTGAATATCGAATAGTTTCTACTGTCATACCTGTATTACATTTGCACCATCCCAATACATTTGTATCAATCTGTGCGTTGAGGCATAATACCTGA